Proteins encoded together in one Marispirochaeta sp. window:
- a CDS encoding proton-conducting transporter membrane subunit — MTENLVIWILVSPLFGAALALFGKIYKAVERIFCYAAVLSFIGPIFALVLLCLPVMEGTVYFYSLGGWAEPYGISLVLDGFAWVSSALISLITPLIALFALGNRKYGAHFYFFLMLLTGGMYGVALTGDLFTMFVGFEIIAIAVYVLIAYEGTPTGLVASFKYLMLSTTGILFFLFGIFLVYRDLGVLSITRISALLQSAGGVRNTPTMHLALASLCVGIGVRTAFIPFHTWLPEAHAYAPHPVSALLSGVLIKVSFFAMVRILIQFGGGYMSQLLLWIGAVTAISAVISALAQSDAKRLLAYHSISQMGYILAVFGAGSSFALTASFFHALNHALFKSLLFLTVGTAVGLSGVRNLYKISGLGRRVPLFGLTFFVGALSISGIPPFNGFASKAYISSGMDGSPAYALLWITSFLTIASFIKLSRIYFPGLKARHPAAQADQAVVQDYLPGKLENSVVILLALLCLGTGVFGIYVARFLHRLLYSEALRYTLPLFGWDKLLSVLPAVILGAAVFRLVMTSAGKRFSSRLKALAPDLHTVLIFFFIGLLAFAAAAY, encoded by the coding sequence ATGACTGAAAACCTGGTTATCTGGATCCTTGTTTCTCCCCTCTTTGGTGCCGCCCTGGCGCTTTTCGGCAAGATCTATAAAGCTGTGGAGCGGATCTTTTGCTACGCTGCCGTGCTGAGTTTTATCGGGCCGATATTCGCGCTTGTTCTGCTGTGCCTGCCTGTTATGGAGGGGACTGTCTATTTCTATTCTCTGGGAGGCTGGGCTGAACCCTACGGTATCAGTCTGGTGCTGGACGGCTTTGCCTGGGTCTCCTCGGCCCTGATAAGCCTGATTACGCCGCTTATTGCCCTTTTTGCCCTGGGAAACAGGAAATACGGAGCCCATTTTTACTTCTTTCTGATGCTGCTGACCGGCGGTATGTACGGGGTGGCTTTGACGGGTGACCTTTTTACCATGTTTGTCGGTTTCGAGATTATCGCCATAGCGGTCTATGTGCTGATTGCCTATGAAGGCACTCCGACGGGACTGGTTGCGAGCTTTAAGTACCTGATGCTCAGCACCACGGGAATTCTCTTTTTCCTCTTCGGGATTTTTCTGGTCTACCGCGATCTGGGGGTCCTTTCCATAACAAGGATCTCCGCCCTGCTCCAGAGCGCCGGAGGAGTACGCAATACTCCCACTATGCATCTGGCTCTGGCCTCCCTCTGTGTGGGGATCGGGGTGCGTACCGCCTTTATTCCCTTTCACACATGGCTGCCGGAGGCCCATGCCTACGCGCCTCATCCGGTTTCGGCACTGCTGTCCGGGGTGCTGATCAAGGTCTCCTTTTTTGCCATGGTGCGGATCCTTATTCAGTTCGGCGGTGGCTATATGTCCCAGCTTTTACTCTGGATTGGTGCGGTTACTGCCATAAGCGCGGTTATTAGCGCCCTTGCCCAGAGTGATGCCAAGCGTTTATTGGCCTATCATTCTATATCCCAGATGGGTTACATTCTGGCGGTCTTTGGGGCGGGTTCCTCCTTTGCCCTTACCGCCTCGTTTTTCCATGCCCTGAACCACGCCCTCTTTAAAAGTCTGCTGTTTTTAACTGTTGGTACGGCTGTGGGTCTGAGCGGGGTGCGCAACCTCTACAAGATCTCCGGTCTGGGGCGCAGGGTTCCGCTTTTTGGACTGACCTTTTTTGTGGGAGCCCTTTCCATCTCCGGGATTCCGCCCTTTAACGGTTTTGCCAGCAAGGCTTATATAAGCTCCGGAATGGACGGTTCTCCCGCCTATGCGCTCCTGTGGATAACAAGTTTCCTGACCATTGCAAGTTTTATCAAACTCAGCAGGATCTATTTTCCCGGCCTCAAAGCCCGACACCCGGCAGCGCAGGCAGATCAGGCAGTTGTTCAGGATTACCTGCCCGGAAAACTGGAAAACAGTGTAGTGATTCTGCTGGCCCTGCTCTGTCTGGGGACCGGGGTCTTCGGTATTTACGTGGCCCGATTCCTGCATCGTCTGCTCTATTCTGAGGCCTTGAGGTATACCCTTCCCCTTTTCGGCTGGGATAAGCTGCTTTCGGTTCTGCCTGCTGTAATTCTCGGGGCCGCTGTGTTCCGGCTTGTAATGACCTCCGCAGGAAAGCGTTTTTCTTCCCGCCTTAAAGCCCTTGCCCCGGATCTGCATACGGTGCTGATTTTCTTTTTCATCGGGCTCCTGGCTTTCGCCGCGGCAGCATACTAA
- a CDS encoding cation:proton antiporter subunit C — translation MAWLLIGAIFLIGLWGIMNKANMIKKVMALSIANSAVILLFIYYSSFSGETAPIEGGAAEMVDPLPQALMLTAIVVGICVVALALVLIYRLYLKFGTLDMRTIEKKAWELHD, via the coding sequence ATGGCCTGGCTGCTTATTGGGGCGATTTTTCTAATCGGACTCTGGGGAATTATGAACAAGGCCAATATGATCAAGAAAGTCATGGCTCTGAGTATTGCCAACAGCGCGGTTATTCTGCTTTTTATCTATTACAGCTCCTTCTCCGGGGAGACGGCACCAATCGAGGGCGGGGCAGCTGAGATGGTGGATCCCCTGCCCCAGGCTCTGATGCTGACGGCCATTGTAGTTGGAATATGCGTGGTCGCCCTGGCCCTGGTTCTGATCTACCGGCTCTACCTGAAGTTCGGCACTCTGGATATGAGGACCATAGAAAAAAAGGCCTGGGAACTGCATGACTGA
- a CDS encoding MnhB domain-containing protein, which produces MKKTTILDLISRKLAPFMMLFGFYLLTYGHLSPGGGFQGGVVIASGVILLAISRGVEAAESLFPVSALTKVEAFAFFLLLAAGFAGVVAGIGFLGNPIVRADVQAVPRAGMILLFNILIGIKVGAGVSLICMHLFREE; this is translated from the coding sequence ATGAAGAAGACGACTATTCTTGATCTTATCTCCCGTAAACTCGCGCCCTTTATGATGCTCTTTGGCTTTTACCTGCTCACTTACGGGCATCTTTCTCCCGGCGGCGGGTTCCAGGGCGGAGTAGTTATCGCCTCGGGGGTAATCCTGCTTGCCATCAGCCGGGGAGTCGAGGCAGCCGAATCCCTGTTTCCGGTTTCAGCCCTCACCAAAGTTGAAGCCTTTGCGTTTTTTCTTCTCCTGGCCGCCGGATTTGCCGGTGTCGTAGCGGGTATCGGCTTTCTCGGTAACCCCATTGTCCGGGCGGATGTTCAGGCTGTTCCCCGCGCGGGGATGATACTGCTGTTCAACATTCTTATCGGTATTAAAGTTGGTGCCGGGGTCAGCCTGATCTGCATGCACCTGTTCAGGGAGGAGTAA
- the mbhE gene encoding hydrogen gas-evolving membrane-bound hydrogenase subunit E has product MKTKHWLIFAEVLVLSLTAVFLFISLHGEHPVSSGIRDYIVENGSEETGALNLVTAIYLGYRAFDTLGETIVLLLAVSGVIYFTDFSIGRKDHEEDDYS; this is encoded by the coding sequence ATGAAGACAAAACACTGGCTGATTTTTGCGGAGGTCCTGGTCCTGTCGCTCACGGCGGTGTTTCTCTTTATCTCCCTGCATGGGGAGCATCCTGTATCCTCAGGAATCCGGGATTATATTGTGGAAAACGGCAGCGAAGAGACTGGAGCTTTGAATCTGGTTACAGCCATATATCTGGGCTACCGGGCATTTGACACCCTGGGAGAAACCATCGTGCTGCTGTTGGCTGTCTCGGGGGTTATTTATTTTACCGATTTTTCCATAGGGAGGAAGGACCATGAAGAAGACGACTATTCTTGA
- a CDS encoding hydrogenase subunit MbhD domain-containing protein, which translates to MSFFLFHAPDVALTEAAVGTGVGTVVMIWIVYKTERRDET; encoded by the coding sequence TTGTCTTTTTTTCTGTTCCATGCTCCCGATGTCGCCCTGACAGAGGCGGCTGTCGGGACCGGTGTGGGGACGGTGGTTATGATCTGGATTGTCTACAAGACCGAAAGGCGCGACGAGACATGA
- the mnhG gene encoding monovalent cation/H(+) antiporter subunit G — MNIAAAIFFGLGVTFNLMGNIGVLVFPDVYTRLQASSTCATTSVLSFFIGCMFIAGWGPMTGRLIVITIFFFVTNPISAHIIARFAWQAGIVPWRQSYTRRRELGKDDD; from the coding sequence ATGAATATCGCGGCGGCCATTTTTTTTGGCCTGGGGGTTACTTTCAATCTGATGGGAAACATCGGCGTGCTGGTTTTTCCCGATGTATATACCCGGCTGCAGGCTTCGTCTACCTGCGCCACCACCTCTGTCCTGTCGTTCTTTATCGGCTGCATGTTTATTGCAGGCTGGGGGCCGATGACAGGCCGGCTTATCGTTATAACCATCTTTTTCTTCGTTACCAATCCTATCTCGGCTCATATAATTGCCCGCTTTGCCTGGCAGGCCGGAATCGTACCCTGGCGGCAGAGTTACACCAGGCGGCGGGAACTGGGGAAAGACGATGATTGA
- a CDS encoding monovalent cation/H+ antiporter complex subunit F, with protein MALMLRITIYFLVASSVISMVRVVIGPTVADRMIGLNLVASQILVLLVLVSVALERSIYLDVALVYDIFGFIGILLMTRYFSGKKGEV; from the coding sequence ATGGCTCTGATGCTTAGAATTACCATCTATTTTTTGGTCGCCTCCAGCGTAATCAGCATGGTACGGGTTGTTATCGGTCCGACGGTGGCGGACCGCATGATCGGCTTGAACCTGGTGGCGTCCCAGATCCTGGTTTTACTTGTACTGGTCTCTGTAGCTCTGGAGCGTTCCATATATCTTGATGTTGCCCTGGTCTACGATATCTTCGGCTTTATCGGTATCCTGCTCATGACCCGCTACTTTTCCGGGAAAAAGGGGGAGGTATGA
- a CDS encoding Na+/H+ antiporter subunit E, with the protein MKLETRWALVRFAITFLSLFAGWMLFTWSLDPGSLVAGVVSSLLVAFFTYSIFVDETEAARRAHLPRPHYFIVYLVVLIFNMYVASFQVLWQILRGKINPGIVHFRTKLKTDIARVALTSSITLTPGTITLDLTDDHLVVHWLDARTTHSRYAGELIKGTYEKLLRRIWL; encoded by the coding sequence ATGAAACTCGAGACCCGCTGGGCTCTTGTCAGGTTTGCCATCACCTTCCTCTCTCTTTTTGCGGGATGGATGCTTTTTACCTGGTCCCTGGATCCGGGGTCCCTGGTGGCGGGAGTGGTTTCAAGTCTGCTTGTCGCCTTCTTTACCTATTCAATCTTTGTCGATGAAACAGAGGCCGCCCGCAGGGCTCACTTGCCCAGGCCTCATTACTTTATTGTTTACCTGGTGGTCCTCATCTTTAATATGTATGTTGCAAGCTTCCAGGTGCTGTGGCAGATTCTGCGGGGAAAGATTAATCCCGGGATCGTTCATTTCCGTACCAAACTCAAGACCGATATAGCCAGGGTGGCCTTAACAAGTTCCATAACCCTTACCCCCGGTACCATAACTCTGGATCTGACGGATGATCATCTGGTGGTTCACTGGCTCGACGCCCGTACCACCCACTCCCGCTATGCCGGAGAGCTGATCAAGGGAACCTACGAGAAACTGCTGAGGCGTATATGGCTCTGA
- a CDS encoding PTS sugar transporter subunit IIA, whose product MAINISELLNPACIELDLAAKKKPDIIKELASVLARGGGVEDQDKLYKELMKREKMTSTGIGSGIAIPHCLSSQVQEMHVAFGRKLEGAKFDAVDNQPVSLFFLLAGPEGGHSRHLQVLSRLARYLHDPGFCNELLAAAAPEEVIAAFTRKEEE is encoded by the coding sequence ATGGCAATAAATATAAGCGAACTGCTGAATCCGGCCTGCATTGAACTGGACCTCGCTGCAAAGAAAAAACCCGATATAATCAAGGAATTAGCATCTGTTCTGGCCAGGGGCGGTGGTGTGGAGGACCAGGATAAGCTCTACAAGGAGTTGATGAAGCGGGAAAAGATGACCAGCACCGGAATCGGGAGCGGCATCGCCATTCCCCACTGTCTTTCTTCCCAGGTACAGGAGATGCATGTCGCCTTCGGCCGCAAGCTTGAGGGCGCCAAATTCGATGCTGTGGACAATCAGCCGGTCAGCCTCTTCTTTCTGCTGGCAGGCCCCGAGGGAGGCCACTCCAGGCATCTTCAGGTTCTTAGCCGGCTCGCTCGTTACCTTCATGACCCTGGTTTTTGTAATGAACTCCTTGCTGCCGCTGCCCCCGAGGAGGTTATCGCGGCCTTTACGCGTAAGGAAGAGGAATGA
- a CDS encoding ABC transporter substrate-binding protein gives MNYIDINDTIYAITEKYPETVDIFVARGFPQMAEYAQRAGYGKLVSLKTALEMRKINSELFVGLLNEAIGEHREGADLTLSGAQQNGQEESLTMTGLLPCPVRIPILEEFNSFSSSYRKQHNRAIDAELKAASVGTQWVEEHIGSSTSVESLPDIFISAGFDLFFDRQRIGRLREQNAFTDLLDWKGENSAFAGLDLKDPAGVYSIIAVVPAVFLVNTQELGDRPVPKSWDNLLNGDFSQSVSLPVGDFDLFNAILLTIRGRYGDRSVEELGRVMLQALHPSQMVKSDRMKNARPAVTIMPYFFTKTVREGGPMQAVWPEDGAIVSPIFMLTKRGKEEELKPVVDFFGSKKIGEVLAHQGLFPSLNPEVDNRLAEGTPFMWLGWDYIKSRDLSKEISASEEIFKHTSSLVDMTEESA, from the coding sequence ATGAACTACATTGATATAAACGATACTATCTACGCCATCACGGAAAAATACCCCGAAACCGTGGATATCTTCGTCGCCCGGGGCTTTCCCCAAATGGCCGAGTACGCCCAGCGCGCCGGATACGGCAAGCTGGTCTCCCTGAAAACGGCCCTGGAGATGCGGAAAATCAATTCAGAGCTCTTCGTCGGTCTCCTGAACGAAGCGATCGGAGAGCACAGGGAGGGGGCCGATCTTACCCTGAGCGGGGCGCAGCAGAATGGGCAGGAAGAATCGCTTACCATGACCGGACTCCTCCCCTGCCCGGTGCGGATTCCCATCCTCGAGGAGTTCAACAGCTTCAGCAGCTCCTACCGGAAGCAGCATAACAGGGCCATAGACGCGGAGCTGAAGGCCGCCAGCGTGGGCACCCAGTGGGTGGAGGAACACATCGGCAGCTCCACCTCCGTTGAGTCCCTGCCGGATATCTTTATCTCCGCGGGCTTCGACCTCTTCTTCGACCGGCAGCGTATCGGCCGCCTCCGGGAGCAGAACGCCTTTACGGACCTGCTGGACTGGAAGGGCGAGAATTCCGCCTTCGCCGGACTTGATCTCAAGGACCCCGCGGGGGTCTACTCCATAATCGCCGTGGTCCCGGCGGTATTCCTGGTAAACACCCAGGAATTGGGAGACCGTCCCGTGCCCAAAAGCTGGGATAATCTTCTGAACGGCGATTTCAGCCAGTCCGTCTCCCTGCCGGTGGGGGACTTCGACCTCTTTAACGCCATTCTGCTTACCATCCGCGGCCGTTACGGCGACAGGAGCGTGGAAGAGCTCGGCCGGGTAATGCTCCAGGCCCTGCACCCTTCCCAGATGGTAAAAAGCGACCGAATGAAGAACGCCCGGCCGGCGGTAACCATCATGCCCTACTTTTTCACCAAGACCGTCCGGGAAGGCGGACCCATGCAGGCTGTCTGGCCCGAGGACGGAGCCATAGTGAGCCCCATCTTCATGCTCACCAAACGGGGCAAGGAAGAGGAGCTGAAACCGGTAGTGGATTTTTTCGGTTCCAAAAAGATCGGCGAAGTCCTGGCCCACCAGGGACTCTTCCCCTCCCTTAATCCGGAGGTTGATAACAGGCTGGCTGAGGGGACCCCCTTCATGTGGCTGGGCTGGGACTACATAAAATCCCGCGATCTGAGTAAAGAGATCAGCGCCAGCGAAGAGATCTTCAAGCATACCAGCAGCCTGGTTGACATGACGGAGGAGAGCGCATGA
- a CDS encoding GTP-binding protein, translating into MNLITVSGPPSSGKTAVILKTAESLRQKGFKIGVAKFDCLSTEDDQLYAKAGIPVQKGLSGSLCPDHYFVSNIEEVTQWGISTGLDILISESAGLCNRCSPYIKDIRAVCVIDNLSGINTPKKIGPMLKSADIVVITKGDIVSQAEREVFASRVGMVNPRAMIIHVNGLTGQGAFELSSLMHDEENEIDTVKGKELRFPMPSALCSYCLGETRIGEQFQMGNVRKIKLENQHEQN; encoded by the coding sequence ATGAACCTGATAACAGTATCCGGCCCCCCGTCATCGGGAAAAACCGCGGTCATCCTCAAGACCGCCGAATCCCTCAGGCAGAAGGGCTTCAAGATCGGCGTGGCCAAATTCGACTGCCTCTCCACCGAGGACGATCAGCTCTACGCGAAGGCGGGAATCCCTGTGCAGAAAGGCCTCTCCGGGAGCCTTTGTCCGGACCACTACTTCGTCAGCAACATCGAAGAGGTCACCCAGTGGGGAATCAGCACGGGCCTGGACATTTTGATCAGCGAATCCGCCGGGCTCTGCAACCGCTGTTCACCCTACATCAAGGATATCCGGGCGGTCTGCGTAATAGACAACTTAAGCGGCATCAATACGCCGAAGAAAATCGGTCCCATGCTCAAAAGCGCGGACATCGTGGTTATTACCAAGGGGGATATCGTCTCCCAGGCCGAGCGTGAGGTCTTTGCCAGCCGCGTCGGCATGGTAAATCCCCGGGCAATGATTATCCACGTCAACGGTCTTACAGGCCAGGGTGCTTTTGAACTGAGCAGCCTGATGCATGACGAAGAAAACGAGATAGACACCGTCAAAGGTAAAGAGCTGCGCTTTCCCATGCCCTCTGCCCTCTGTTCCTACTGCCTGGGAGAAACGCGCATAGGCGAACAGTTCCAGATGGGAAATGTACGGAAAATCAAACTGGAGAACCAGCATGAGCAAAATTAG
- a CDS encoding ATP-binding cassette domain-containing protein, with protein sequence MSKISRDLETLPVAALLEQYPFVDSYFSAAGLTLSAREQLPLKEYLHSLEEEFKEDKAIDVDETVSGARTYIEQMLEFLGLNSGTRVLSVGILPGTTKSGEAEGFDALEIRPGEIVSIVGPTGSGKSRLLADIEWMAQRDTPTGRQVLVNGTEPDKKWRFSTSDKLVAQLSQNMNFVMDLTVQEFVTLHAESRLIENTNGVTEKIIAKANELAGEQFTPETPITSLSGGQSRALMIADTAILSKSPIVLIDEIENAGIDRKKALELLLSEEKIVLMATHDPILALMADKRIIIKNGGIASIIETSDGERGILHEIENLDRRIQTLRGELRAGKRLDNITI encoded by the coding sequence ATGAGCAAAATTAGCCGAGACCTGGAAACCCTGCCCGTGGCGGCCCTGCTGGAGCAGTATCCTTTTGTTGATTCATACTTTTCCGCCGCGGGGCTTACACTCTCCGCGCGGGAACAGCTCCCGCTCAAAGAGTATCTCCATTCTCTGGAAGAGGAGTTTAAAGAGGACAAGGCCATCGATGTTGACGAAACCGTCTCCGGTGCCAGGACCTACATAGAGCAGATGCTGGAGTTCCTGGGCCTGAACAGCGGGACCCGTGTCCTGAGCGTAGGCATCCTGCCGGGGACCACAAAGAGCGGAGAAGCCGAGGGTTTCGACGCCCTGGAAATCCGGCCGGGAGAGATTGTCTCCATCGTCGGACCCACGGGTTCGGGAAAAAGCCGGCTCCTGGCGGACATCGAGTGGATGGCCCAGCGGGACACGCCGACGGGCAGACAGGTCCTGGTTAACGGCACCGAACCCGACAAGAAGTGGCGCTTTTCCACCTCCGATAAGCTGGTGGCCCAGCTCAGTCAGAACATGAACTTTGTCATGGACCTGACGGTCCAGGAGTTTGTTACCCTGCACGCGGAGAGCAGGCTGATAGAGAACACCAATGGGGTAACAGAAAAGATCATCGCCAAAGCAAACGAACTTGCGGGGGAACAGTTTACCCCGGAGACCCCCATCACCTCCCTCTCCGGCGGTCAGTCAAGGGCCCTGATGATCGCCGACACAGCCATCCTGAGCAAGTCTCCCATCGTCCTGATCGATGAAATCGAGAACGCGGGGATCGACCGCAAGAAGGCCCTGGAGCTGCTCCTGTCGGAAGAGAAGATCGTTTTAATGGCAACCCACGACCCGATCCTGGCCCTGATGGCGGACAAGCGGATCATTATAAAAAACGGCGGCATCGCCTCGATCATCGAGACCAGCGATGGTGAGCGGGGTATTTTACACGAAATAGAGAACCTGGACAGAAGAATTCAGACCTTACGGGGCGAACTGCGGGCGGGGAAACGCCTGGACAATATCACAATATAA
- a CDS encoding Rid family detoxifying hydrolase, translating into MSIIAHTSPDAVSVGPYSHAAEIAGFVYLSGQTPLDKGTGKLVEGGIAVQTDQVLKNLESVLKAAGLSFSDVVKVQVFLTDMKDFPEMNRVYESRFSPPYPARSTLGVAALPLGAKVEIEMIAARSRS; encoded by the coding sequence ATGAGCATTATAGCCCATACATCCCCGGACGCCGTGAGTGTCGGGCCCTACTCCCATGCGGCGGAAATCGCCGGCTTCGTGTATCTTTCCGGGCAGACACCCCTGGATAAGGGCACCGGGAAACTCGTGGAAGGAGGGATTGCCGTCCAGACGGACCAGGTATTAAAAAACCTGGAAAGCGTCCTGAAGGCAGCCGGACTTTCCTTCAGCGACGTGGTCAAGGTCCAGGTATTCCTAACCGACATGAAGGATTTTCCGGAAATGAACAGGGTCTACGAGAGCCGCTTTTCGCCTCCCTACCCCGCCAGGTCCACCTTGGGAGTGGCAGCCCTGCCCCTGGGAGCAAAGGTGGAAATAGAGATGATCGCCGCGAGGAGCAGATCATAG
- a CDS encoding DMT family transporter, which produces MIFLLSLTAALLFGIGDFSGGYASRRQAVGAVLFTSQLFGLLLVSFVSPLLLDGLPVTADLLWGAAAGIGGAVGILFLYHALAHTVVAIVSPTAALVGALLPLVFGLIIGDGVSLTGWIGIGLILPAVVLLSYEHLEAGTTLEERRRAFLFGIGAGTGFGLFFILIAQTDAAAGLWPLAGARFASLALVAFYSILGSRPLLVRRQGLIPTIMAGTFDMAANIAFMLAVQSGRIILVTAVTSVYPAPTVLLARFINGEKVHPLRWAGLAAAAAGVACMGIG; this is translated from the coding sequence ATGATATTTCTACTCTCCCTTACTGCAGCCCTGCTTTTCGGTATCGGCGACTTCTCCGGGGGCTATGCCTCCCGCAGGCAGGCTGTCGGGGCAGTCCTCTTTACCTCCCAGCTCTTCGGGCTCCTGCTGGTAAGTTTTGTATCTCCCCTGCTGCTGGACGGTTTACCTGTGACGGCGGATCTGCTGTGGGGTGCCGCTGCGGGTATCGGTGGAGCTGTGGGTATTCTCTTTCTCTACCATGCCCTGGCTCATACCGTCGTGGCGATCGTTTCTCCAACAGCGGCCCTGGTCGGCGCCCTGCTGCCCCTGGTGTTCGGGCTGATTATCGGAGACGGCGTCAGTTTAACAGGATGGATCGGGATTGGCCTTATTCTCCCGGCGGTGGTACTCCTGAGTTACGAGCATCTTGAGGCTGGTACGACTCTGGAGGAACGCCGCAGGGCATTCCTCTTCGGAATAGGTGCAGGGACCGGCTTCGGACTCTTTTTTATTCTGATTGCCCAGACCGATGCGGCGGCGGGTTTGTGGCCCCTGGCGGGAGCGCGATTTGCCTCTCTGGCTCTGGTGGCCTTCTACAGCATACTGGGCTCCCGGCCGCTTCTGGTCCGCAGGCAGGGGCTTATCCCCACAATTATGGCCGGGACCTTCGATATGGCCGCCAACATCGCCTTTATGCTGGCGGTCCAGAGCGGAAGGATCATCCTGGTTACCGCTGTCACCTCGGTTTACCCGGCCCCCACGGTACTGCTTGCCCGTTTTATCAACGGGGAGAAGGTCCACCCCCTGCGCTGGGCGGGACTCGCCGCGGCAGCCGCGGGGGTGGCCTGTATGGGGATCGGGTAA